A part of Cryptococcus neoformans var. neoformans JEC21 chromosome 4 sequence genomic DNA contains:
- a CDS encoding cytoplasm protein, putative, with protein MVSSAAAQDQGNFKLLKSFPIGYAPITVSKWRSEKTGLTVVLGSHQAPITNGYFAIASEIFDDTGRPHTLEHLVFLGSKQYPYKGVLDQLANRAGSNGTNAWTANDHTAYTISTAGSEGFLKMLPVYVDHILHPTITDAGFVTEVYHINGAGEDAGVVYSEMQARENTAGDLMALEGQRSLYPPGSAYRSETGGLMHKLRVLTAQQIRDYHAEYYQPYNLCLVIDGAVPIPELFDVLNNQIDPMILANKSGSGPIIPADWKRPFVQTTTAKPLSISKPITKTVEFMEEDESVGEVLITYLGPPPTDYRTNLAISVLDSYLTQSATSPLSKEFIEIPKPLCTAFSFYSSDRVNKNEISVYISDVPAKHLEDIAGLLQEKLRKIVREEGIDMERMKRILRKDQRKLLEYMESRATEVLSDAIIGDFLYGKVDGKELPLAFNDMEDYSSLHSYTAEEWLALLDKYFVSAPSITIVGKPSAALSVKIEKEEKERVARRKEELGDEKLKALEAMLEAAKKESEIPPPKEMITSFPITDPSRLTWVPVETAINNAINDNVKSDGGEVQRFVDADGHRLPYQTHFSHVKSNFVVVVALFDTIDVPIHLKPYLTIFQNALFSLGVKRADGTVLSHEQTVNELEDLTVSQSAHFEFKGNFAEVMAVTLKVEKAQYEQAVAWLRDLLSGAVFDSKRLSVIVAKLAQELPTEKRDGNTIATAWANNLTYDASKSSSQACELLNRLHFIPHVAEMLEKEPNAVIEKMEELRKHLLDPRKMRVAIQGDILGLQKPLSVLARSFLQVGEALPLEPLSTSQQTLTTLGKNPSKKCVIIPMPAIEGSYATFFATGPSGHSHPDLPALRLASSLLNALESYLWKSIRGSGLAYGAHVMVYPEAGLVGFSVYRSPNAMLAYQAAGKIMDGLVDGSVELDQDLVDGARSSMTYDYARRSETVLGAAGTAYLNEVLKGLGKNADQDLLKSLPGVTLEQVRDVISRYFSPLFKAETSIGAVTVSTSKTDEVEAGLRKLGFETERKELPVLQGDDESEHGSDVDMNGSESGSEVER; from the exons CATCAAGCTCCTATC ACCAATGGCTATTTTGCAATTGCCTCTGAAA TTTTTGATGATACTGGCCGTCCTCACACTTTGGAACA CCTTGTGTTCCTTGGTTCCAAACAATACCCCTACAAAGGCGTCCTTGACCAACTTGCCAATCGCGCAGGAAGCAACGGGACCAATGCTTGGACTGCTAATGATCATACTGCATACACCATTTCCACAGCTGGCAGTGAAGGTTTCCTCAAGATGCTCCCTGTTTACGTTGAtcatatcctccaccccaCCATAACCGACGCCGGCTTTGTGACCGAAGTTTATCATATCAACGGGGCAGGGGAAGATGCTGGTGTGGTGTATAGTGAGATGCAGGCCAGAGAAAATACTGCAGGTGATTTGATGGCCTTGGA AGGCCAAAGATCCTTATATCCTCCTGGCTCTGCCTACAGGAGCGAGACTGGCGGTTTGATGCACAAACTGAGGGTCTTAACGGCCCAACAGA TTCGAGATTATCATGCCGAGTACTATCAGCCATACAAT CTATGCCTCGTCATTGACGGCGCAGTACCCATCCCAGAACTTTTTGATGTCCTTAACAATCAAATTGATCCAATGATTCTTGCCAACAAATCTGGTTCGGGGCCTATCATCCCCGCGGACTGGAAGCGCCCATTTGTTCAGACTACAACTGCCAAACCACTTTCTATCTCGAAGCCTATCACCAAGACCGTGGAGTtcatggaagaagatgaatcTGTAGGAGAGGTGTTGATCACCTACCTCGGTCCACCTCCCACTGATTACCGCACCAATTTGGCCATTAGCGTTCTCGACAGCTACCTCACGCAATCTGCTACTTCTCCCTTATCCAAGGAGTTCATTGAAATCCCAAAGCCCTTGTGTACCGCCTTCAGCTTCTATTCTAGTGATCGAGTGAACAAGAACGAAATATCCGTCTATATTTCTGATGTCCCTGCCAAACATCTGGAGGACATTGCTGGATTGTTACAAGAGAAGCTGCGGAAAATtgtgagagaagaaggaattgacatggaaaggatgaagaggatatTAAGGAAAGACCAGAGGAAGCTCTTGGAATACATGGAGAGTCGCGCGACAGAGGTTCTCTCTGATGCGATCATCGGGGACTTCCTCTACGGTAAGGTAGATGGTAAAGAGCTTCCTCTTGCCTTCAACGACATGGAAGACTATTCCAGTCTCCATTCATACACAGCCGAAGAGTGGCTGGCTCTTCTTGACAAGTACTTCGTATCCGCTCCTTCTATCACCATCGTGGGCAAACCATCTGCGGCCTTGTCGGTCAAAatcgagaaggaagaaaaggaaagagtggcaagaaggaaggaggagctgggAGACGAGAAGCTGAAGGCGCTCGAGGCCATGTTAGAGGCGGCGAAAAAAGAGAGCGAAATCCCCCCTCCCAAAGAGATGATTACCAGTTTTCCTATTACCGAC CCTTCAAGGTTGACCTGGGTTCCTGTCGAGACTGCAATCAATAACGCAATCAATGACAATGTCAAGAGTGATGGGGGCGAAGTGCAGCGATTCGTGGATGCCGACGGACATAGATTGCCCTATCAGACTCACTTTTCTCATGTCAAG TCGAACTTTGTGGTGGTTGTAGCCTTATTTGACACTATCGATGTACCCATTCATCTAAAGCC TTACCTCACAATCTTCCAAAACGCCCTGTTTAGCCTTGGCGTAAAACGCGCTGACGGAACTGTGCTTTCTCACGAGCAAACTGTCaatgagcttgaaga TCTGACTGTATCGCAATCGGCACATTTCGAGTTCAAGGGCAACTTTGCGGAAGTTATGGCAGTTACACTAAAGGTCGAAAAGGCTCAATACGAGCAAGCTGTAGCCTGGCTACGCGATCTCTTGTCCGGTGCTGTCTTTGATAGCAAGCGACTTTCGGTCATTGTTGCGAAGCTCGCCCAAGAGCTCCCTACTGAAAAACGCGACGGGAACACCATTGCTACTGCTTGGGCTAACAATCTCACATACGACGCTAGCAAATCTTCCTCACAAGCTTGTGAGCTGTTGAACAGGTTACATTTCATCCCACATGTCGCCGAaatgttggagaaggaaccAAACGCAGTCATTGAAAAAATGGAGGAATTGAGAAAGCACT TGCTTGATCCAAGAAAGATGAGGGTGGCCATTCAGGGTGATATCCTCGGTTTGCAGAAACCTCTTTCTGTTCTGGCTCGGTCTTTCTTGCAAGTTGGCGAGGCACTGCCCCTTGAGCCTCTCTCGACATCCCAGCAAACACTGACAACTTTGGGCAAAAATCCGAGCAAGAAG TGTGTAATCATCCCAATGCCGGCGATTGAAGGCTCTTACGCTACATTCTTCGCGACTGGTCCTTCTGGCCATTCTCATCCTGACCTTCCCGCCCTTCGTctcgcctcctccttgctgAATGCTTTGGAGAGTTACCTATGGAAGTCGATCAGAGGCTCTGGATTAGCTTATGGAGCTCATGTCATGGTGTACCCCGAAGCTGGATTGGTTGGATTCAGTGTCTATAGA AGTCCGAATGCGATGTTGGCGTACCAGGCCGCAGGTAAGATCATGGATGGTTTGGTTGATGGTTCT GTTGAGCTTGACCAAGACCTGGTGGATGGCGCCCGTTCTAGCATGACTTATGACTATGCTAGGCGGTCGGAAACTGTCTTGGGTGCCGCGGGTACCGCCTATCTGAACGAAGTCTTGAAGGGTCTAGGTAAAAATGCCGATCAGGATTTGCTAAAGAGCCTTCCT GGAGTCACCCTTGAACAGGTCCGTGATGTCATCTCGAGATACTTTTCACCACTGTTCAAAGCCGAGACCTCCATCGGTGCCGTGACAGTGTCCACGAGCAAAACCGACGAAGTGGAAGCAGGCCTTAGGAAGCTCGGCTTTGAGAcagagaggaaagagttACCGGTCTTgcaaggagatgatgagagcgaGCATGGAAGCGACGTGGATATGAATGGAAGCGAGAGTGGGAGTGAGGTCGAGCGATAG
- a CDS encoding expressed protein translates to MSLTSVTRVVSKSILGASFTSTTRRLTTTVPRFGRMPPPAHKMAHFPRITSSLPSEHSEFRTVMWTGESSQLVLMTIPVGGEIGEEIHHVDQHLVFTSGTAKAIVGGEEKEIKAGDLVIVPQGTKHNFVNTGPTPLCLFTVYAPAEHAETTVNKTKEEGDKLEDEGKDEPPKWAVRK, encoded by the exons ATGTCTCTAACTAGTGTCACTCGCGTCGtatccaaatccatcctcGGCGCTTCCTTTACTAGCACAACTCGCAGGCTTACCACTACCGTTCCCAGATTTGGTAGAatgcctcctcctgctcacAAGATGGCCCACTTCCCGAGGATcacatcctctcttccctcagAACACTCTGAGTTTAGAACAGTGATGTGGACGGGCGAGAGCAGTCAACTTGTCCTCA TGACTATCCCTGTCGGAGGAGAAATAGGGGAAGAAATTCACCATGTTGACCAACACTTGGTTTTCACCTCTGGTACTGCCAAGGCCAttgttggaggagaagaaaaagagatcaAGGCTGGAGATCTTGTCATCGTTCCTCAGGGTACCAAGCATAACT TCGTCAATACGGGCCCTACccctctttgcctttttacTGTATATGCTCCGGCCGAGCATGCCGAGACAACAGTCAACAAAacgaaggaggaaggggataAATTGGAAGACGAGGGCAAGGATGAGCCTCCAAAGTGGGCAGTTAGGAAGTAG
- a CDS encoding chaperone, putative, with the protein MPPPHLTIPSPKHLYAHLSKYVVGQERAKRILSVAVHNHYQRIASLLPPVTEQEPSPPKPPRPQPPPIILESPIPYPPTSSISYFSGSHASNFKKKERASYKPSDPASSHWDPSTAGMSPQDPTITHDLLTLRSREGQWARNGYFEPLQPSTPLPTLSGQVTKRQRVTSEHDKSLSNEKTAKSYKGKTYATHNESIGNGSETPEHDDTRVVEGESVIIEKSNVLMIGPTGTGKTLMARTLAQMLNVPFVTCDATTYTQAGYVGEDVENCVLRLLQAANYDVGKAEIGVIHIDEIDKIAKRGGSDVGGGGRDVGGEGVQQALLRLLEGTSLTLSAKAPAISSSTHNSSVSPFPPPLGGGMGSGSPSNTPKATNRAVFGDPPGWDFNNSSNKGLGGKRSVREGLPGYNSNGGGTPAKGDTFVVDTSNILFVLSGAFVGLEQIINRRIGKGSIGFGAPLPQLTTDFSNQSSPLKGLSTVDLTNYGLIPEFLGRLPILSTLHPLSIDDMVRILAEPNNALLKQYIKLFENYGSELCFTDKAVREIAREGLDRGGGARGLRGVLEEVLLDAMFEVPGSSVRYCLITEAVVRKDCAAHYFSRGQNVAFLEAIERERLP; encoded by the exons ATGCCACCACCACATCTCACAATACCGTCCCCAAAACAT CTGTATGCTCACCTTTCTAAATATGTCGTGGGCCAGGAGAGAGCGAAACGCATACTATCAGTTGC CGTTCACAATCACTACCAGCGCATTGCATCCCTACTGCCGCCCGTAACAGAACAAGAACCGTCACCTCCCAAACCTCCACGGCCACAGCCACCACCTATTATTCTTGAATCCCCTATCCCTTATCCGCCCACATCTAGCATTTCCTACTTTTCAGGGTCACACGCTTCCAATttcaagaaaaaggagcGCGCTTCATACAAGCCATCGGATcccgcttcttctcactGGGATCCTAGCACAGCTGGAATGTCCCCCCAAGACCCAACTATAACACATGACCTTCTAACTCTGCGCTCGAGAGAGGGCCAGTGGG CGCGTAATGGGTATTTTGAGCCACTCCAGCCATCCACTCCTCTCCCGACTTTATCAGGACAGGTAACCAAACGTCAAAGAGTTACAAGTGAACACGATAAATCACTCTCTAATGAAAAGACTGCTAAATCCTACAAGGGCAAAACCTATGCGACCCATAACGAATCTATAGGTAATGGATCCGAGACCCCAGAACACGATGATACCAGAGTCGTAGAGGGCGAGAGTGTGATTATTGAGAAAAGCAACGTCCTCATGAT TGGTCCGACTGGTACTGGAAAAACCTTGATGGCCCGAACGTTGGCTCAGATGCTGAATGTTCCGTTTGT AACTTGCGATGCCACTACTTATACTCAGGCAGGGT ATGTTGGGGAAGACGTAGAAAACTGTGTTCTTCGTTTGCTGCAAGCTGCCAATTACGATGTGGGCAAGGCAGA GATCGGCGTCATCCATATAGATGAAATCGATAAAATTGCTAAGCGTGGGGGTAGCGACGTCGGAGGAGGCGGGCGCGATGTAgggggggagggtgtaCAGCAAGCCCTCCTCCGCTTGTTGGAAGGCACATCACTAACGCTATCCGCAAAAGCCCCAGcaatttcatcttccactcACAATTCTTCcgtttctccatttccaccCCCACTTggaggaggcatgggaTCAGGAAGTCCTTCCAATACACCGAAAGCAACTAATCGAGCGGTATTTGGAGACCCTCCTGGATGGGATTTCAACAATTCTTCAAACAAAGGGCTTGGAGGAAAGCGGAGTGTGAGGGAAGGCCTACCTGGATATAATAGCAATGGGGGCGGAACTCCTG CTAAAGGTGATACTTTCGTTGTAGATACTTCTAATATCCTTTTTGTTCTATCTGGAGCATTTGTTGGTTTGGAACAGATTATCAACCGCCGCATTGGCAAGGGT TCAATTGGTTTTGGcgctccccttcctcaatTAACCACCGACTTTTCTAACCAATCTTCGCCCTTGAAAGGACTTTCAACTGTCGATCTTACCAATTACGGTCTTATTCCGGAATTCCTGGGTcgtcttcccatcctctctaCACTCCATCCGTTATCAATCGATGACATGGTTCGTATTCTTGCTGAACCGAATAATGCTCTATTGAAGCAATATATCAAGTTGTTTGAAAACTATGGCAGTGAGTTGTGTTTCACCGACAAGGCTGTAAGGGAGATAGCCCGGGAGGGGCTCGATAGAGGTGGGGGCGCCAGAGGTTTGAGAGGAGTCTTAGAGGAAGTCCTTCTAGACGCCATGTTTGAGGTACCTGGATCT TCTGTGAGGTATTGCCTAATAACAGAGGCCGTGGTTCGTAAGGACTGCGCGGCTCATTATTTCTCTCGCGGACAGAATGTAGCATTTTTGGAAGCGATTGAGAGAGAACGGTTGCCTTGA
- a CDS encoding actin filament organization-related protein, putative, with protein sequence MDKSVKVSDNLGGKVNGLAERRFGTEAFWPVTGDFPKEMDKCARILRAFTVDGVITEEKKDEDASGSKKKKVIRKIPPAVIAKAKGLAIFTSMRSGIAPFGGAGGAGVVVAKLPDGTWSAPASISPNNLSTGFLLGVDIYDCVLVINTQKALDSFKTHKATIGAELGVAAGPYGAGAAVEAGLEKAPLFSYVRSRGIYAGVEIVGQVFVERYDENGAMYHWPDVKAGDILSGKVKVPVEAARLHKALKDAESGKAQKEKGSALDIVIPEGATELELNDGEVLKLPPTPDQTTGDEQESDPETERILYPSRPGSHNPSFTSIDKISRDYSPTCGEPTGDAHSPNPRLTVPPPLPSRHPKRPSLEKKQSSASDYSEAANNAPSTSALEADVPPSYAEAYVKVATGTEYPEERWESSLDDTNRDQMSAAEKKEWEQYLADQKSQGGHLPSSLQDGTVEGELSDRLQNQVLGSDDKNTDSLT encoded by the exons ATGGATAAAAGTGTCAAGGTCTCAGACAACTTGGGAGGAAAAGTGAACGGTTTAGCCGAAAGGAGGTTTGGCACTGAGGCCTTTTGGCCCGTGACGGGCGATTTCCCCAAGGAGATGGACAAATGTGCAAGAATTCTGAGGGCATTCACAG TGGATGGTGTCATTAccgaagaaaagaaagacgaggatgccTCTGGgtcaaaaaagaagaaagtcATTCGCAAAATTCCCCCGGCTGTCATCGCTAAAGCAAAGGGTCttgccatcttcacctCGATGAGGTCAGGTATTGCTCCATTTGGAGGTGCAGGAGGTGCTGGCGTGGTGGTGGCCAAACTCCCTGACGGAA CCTGGTCCGCCCCcgcatccatctctcctaATAACCTCAGCACCGGG TTTTTATTAGGCGTAGATATCTACGATTGCGTGTTGGTCATCAATACTCAGAAAGCCCTTGATTCTTTCAAGACCCATAAGGCAACTATTGGGGCAGAGCTTGGTGTCGCGGCGGGTCCCTATGGGGCTGGTGCAGCAGTAGAGGCGGGGTTGGAAAAAGCTCCTCTGTTCAGCTATGtgagaagcagaggaatATATGCAGGTGTTGAGATTGTAGGACAGGTGTTTGTCGAAAGATACGACGAGAACGGCGCCATGTACCATTGGCCGGATGTTAAGGCTGGGGATATT CTTAGCGGAAAGGTCAAGGTCCCAGTGGAAGCTGCCAGGCTACACAAAGCACTTAAGGATGCGGAATCGGGTAAGGCgcagaaagaaaaaggcagcGCTCTTGATATCGTGATCCCCGAAGGCGCAACCGAGCTGGAACTCAACGACGGGGAGGTACTTAAGCTTCCCCCTACACCGGACCAAACGACGGGCGATGAGCAAGAATCTGACCCCGAAACAGAAAGAATACTCTACCCTTCTCGTCCTGGGTCACATAACCCTTCCTTCACTTCGATTGACAAAATATCCCGAGATTATTCACCAACCTGCGGGGAGCCTACAGGTGATGCCCACTCCCCAAATCCCAGGCTAACAgtgcctcctcctttgcctAGTCGCCACCCAAAACGCCCGTCACTGGAGAAAAAGCAATCGTCCGCTTCCGATTATTCGGAAGCGGCCAACAACGCCCCTTCCACATCAGCGCTTGAAGCCGATGTCCCACCTTCTTATGCTGAAGCCTATGTCAAGGTTGCAACAGGGACAGAGTATCCCGAGGAGAGGTGGGAATCTTCCTTGGATGATACAAACAGGGATCAAATGAGTGcagcggagaagaaagaatgggAGCAGTACCTCGCAGATCAAAAAAGCCAGGGTGGCCATTTGCCATCAAGCCTGCAAGATGGTACTGTCGAGGGAGAATTATCGGACAGGCTGCAAAACCAAGTGCTTGGCTCTGATGATAAAAATACGGATAGCTTGACATAA
- a CDS encoding ribosomal protein, putative, giving the protein MSIPIGTPLRSLRPSSAARSVRSFASSVSVAHTAEPSLRPRNGSVLQGESPEDAWKRNLQEARQWRQRKEYQRSTLSVYIPEGSTAIPKGRSARSPHEATLSTLLASGAALGHAANITSHAYTPYIYGKRAGLSIIDLDQTLPILRRTAALVKDIVKADGVVLIVGTRPGHQKMIQKAKERLEDNGFAVGQWIPGLLTNAETFFGMKPLLDKSYKPDLVIFLNASENTPAIRECTSRHIPTVGIVDTDTDPRLVTYPIPANMESMRTAELIISTLSIAGQEGRRLRLKEAERKASQVRASKGRRERR; this is encoded by the exons ATGAGCATCCCCATCGGCACACCGTTGAGGTCTCTTAGACCATCTTCAGCAGCCAGATCTG TCCGATCATTTGCTTCATCGGTTTCTGTCGCTCATACAGCGGAGCCATCATTGAGACCCAGAAACGGATCAGTTCTCCAAGGAGAGTCTCCCGAGGACGCTTGGAAGAGAAATTTGCAAGAAGCGAGGCAATGGCGACAACGTAAAGAGTATCAGC GATCCACTTTGTCAGTTTATATCCCGGAAGGCAGCACTGCGATCCCTAAAGGCCGCTCTGCTCGCTCTCCTCATGAAGCTACTCTCTCTACTCTTCTGGCCTCGGGTGCCGCTCTTGGTCATGCTGCCAACATTACCTCGCATGCTTACACTCCGTACATCTATGGCAAGCGCGCCGGTCTTTCCATTATCGACCTTGATCAAACTCTTCCTATCCTCCGTCGGACGGCAGCCCTTGTGAAGGATATAGTCAAAGCTGATGGGGTAGTGTTGATCGTTGGCACAAGACCAGGGCACCAAAAAATGATTCAGAAAGCCAAGGAGAGATTAGAAGACAATGGCTTTGCTGTAGGGCAGTGGATTCCTGGTCTGTTGACAAACGCTGAGACTTT CTTCGGCATGAAGCCACTGCTTGACAAGTCTTACAAGCCAGATCttgtcatcttcctcaatgCTTCTGAAAATACCCCTGCCATTCGAGAATGCACTTCCCGGCATATACCTACAGTTGGCATTGTTGACACTGACACGGATCCAAGATTGGTCACCTACCCTATTCCGGCCAACATGGAG AGTATGCGTACGGCTGAGCTTATCATCAGCACGCTAAGTATTGCTGGTCAGGAGGGAAGGCGATTGAGATTAAAAGAGGCCGAGAGGAAAGCCTCTCAGGTGAGGGCCAGTAAAGGCCGTCGTGAGAGGAGATAG
- a CDS encoding co-chaperone, putative yields the protein MKGSFLVALPVLFLSLSAQVFGESSIPSAAQIVHNANRLLAEGSYSAAARAYGEAIELDPTGYANYYKRATAYLSMGRHNAALDDFEQILRINPGFVQAHYQRAKILAKEGDFAKAQYELKAYVQTKSDSEAEELLHLVTVGEAAEKSALQAFEKRKWQVCVDHSTKALEVGPNSERLRRLRVNCATELGDINMVYGDLSRLASLDPSTTYLPLQLSNIAYFIRASSQAAVHIKQCLHFDPDSKPCKTVHKTIRSLEKDAARVQNFIESGTYRQAIKILDGDDGLLVRFEKALDDATKPKDGLPPYLAPQFHPKENSQMRLDLYALACKASVMANDFGEKGAHWCEETMGMNEENVDSWISRGERLLKVEKWEEAMRAIEKAFELSGRRQDILPRVQKAQRLLKQSKQKDYYKVLGVPRDADERAIKKAFRKAAKVAHPDVGGSEEKMAALNEAYEVLSNTELRQRYDNGDDPNDPTGGHQHNPFAHHGGGMPFQFFQQGGGFQGFHQGFPGGGQKMHFQWN from the exons ATGAAAGGCTCTTTTCTAGTTGCCTTACCTGTacttttcctctctttATCCGCCCAGGTTTTCGGCGAATCATCCATTCCATCAGCAGCTCAGATCGTGCACAACGCCAATCGTTTACTAGCTGAAGGGTCTTATTCCGCTGCTGCCAGGGCTTATGGAGAGGCTATAG AGCTTGACCCGACTGGATATGCCAACTATTATAAACGTGCCACAGCATACCTGTCAATGGGTCGTCACAACGCAGCCTTGGATGACTTCGAACAAATTCTCAGAATAAACCCTGGGTTCGTGCAA GCGCATTACCAAAGAGCAAAAATCTTAgccaaagaaggggatTTTGCCAAGGCGCAATATGAACTCAAGGCTTATGTTCAAACCAAAAGTGATTCCGAAGCCGAAGAATTG TTGCACCTCGTGACGGTCGGTGAAGCTGCTGAAAAATCGGCATTGCAAGCATttgaaaagagaaaatggCAAGTTTGTGTCGATCACTCGACTAAGGCTTTGGAAGTCGGACCGAACTCGGAGAGGCTGAGACGATTGAGAGTAAATTGTGCAACCGAATTGGGAGACATAAATATGGTATATGGGGATTTGAG CCGTTTGGCATCATTAGACCCGTCGACGACTTATTTGCCACTACAACTCTCCAATATAGCCTACTTTATCCGAgcatcttcccaagcaGCGGTTCATATAAAACAATGCCTTCACTTTGATCCCGATTCCAAACCCTGCAAAACTGTACACAAGACCATTAGAAGTCTTGAGAAAGATGCTGCCAGAGTGCAGAACTTCATTGAAAGTGGCACGTACCGTCAGGCGATCAAGATTTTGGATGGAGATGACGGCTTGCTGGTTCGCTTTGAGAAAGCTCTAGATGACGCGACAAAACCTAAAGATGGATTACCGCCTTACCTTGCGCCTCAATTCCACCCGAAAGAGAACAGCCAGATGAGGCTGGACCTTTATGCTCTCGCATGTAAAGCCTCCGTCATGGCTAATGACTTTGGGGAGAAAGGGGCACACTGGTGTGAGGAAACAATGGGCATGAACGAGGAGAATGTAGATAGCTGGATTTCCAGGGGGGAAAGGTTGCTGAAAGTTGAaaaatgggaagaagccatGCGAGCGATAGAAAAGGCTTTTGAGCTTTCgggaagaaggcaagaC ATTCTCCCCCGAGTACAGAAAGCACAACGCTTGCTCAAGCAGTCTAAGCAGAAGGATTATTACAAGGTCCTTGGGGTCCCTAGAGACGCAGACGAGAGGGCAATCAAAAAGGCTTT CCGAAAGGCAGCGAAAGTTGCCCATCCGGACGTCGGGGGAtctgaagagaagatggcggcCTTGAATGAGGCTTACGAAGTACTATCTAATACTG AACTTCGACAACGCTATGACAATGGTGATGATCCAAATGACCCGACGGGCGGTCACCAACACAACCCATTCGCCCATCATGGCGGTGGTATGCCATTCCAATTCTTCCAGCAAGGTGGTGGATTCCAAGGATTCCACCAAGGTTTCCCTGGCGGAGGACAGAAGATGCACTTCCAATGGAACTAA